One Succinivibrio dextrinosolvens DNA window includes the following coding sequences:
- the ispF gene encoding 2-C-methyl-D-erythritol 2,4-cyclodiphosphate synthase: MFRIGHGFDVHKFGGQGPCVLGGVKVPYEQGLLAHSDGDVVLHAISDALLGALSLGDIGHFFPDNDDKYLNIDSRILLRQVVAKVHELGYVVNNVDTTILAQAPKMAAYEPAMRENVAADLNIDISRVSIKATTTEKLGFTGRKEGIAVESVVLLVKKQNP, translated from the coding sequence ATGTTTAGAATCGGTCATGGATTTGATGTTCATAAATTTGGCGGTCAGGGCCCTTGTGTTCTGGGTGGTGTTAAGGTTCCTTATGAACAGGGGCTTCTTGCTCATTCTGACGGAGATGTTGTTCTTCATGCAATCTCTGATGCCTTATTAGGAGCATTAAGTCTTGGAGATATCGGTCATTTCTTTCCTGATAATGATGATAAGTATCTGAATATAGACAGCAGAATTCTTTTAAGACAAGTTGTAGCTAAGGTTCATGAGTTAGGATATGTTGTTAATAATGTTGATACAACTATTCTTGCTCAGGCTCCAAAGATGGCTGCATACGAACCTGCAATGAGAGAGAATGTGGCTGCAGATTTAAATATTGACATATCTCGTGTAAGTATCAAAGCAACAACTACGGAAAAACTTGGCTTTACCGGAAGAAAAGAAGGTATAGCAGTTGAATCCGTTGTTTTACTTGTAAAAAAACAGAATCCTTAA
- the ispD gene encoding 2-C-methyl-D-erythritol 4-phosphate cytidylyltransferase encodes MESTKIDVVLPAAGVGKRMHLDIPKQYALIGKKTVLELTVEAIFRCPSVNNIIIGVSREDEYFNELALSENPRIIRAEGGKERSDTVHLCLEHVQTSWVMVHDAARPFVHLDDLNALCSKVNSSEIGAILACRSADTLKQVVNGRIIKTVPRESIFRAYTPQLFKTDILKKALNHAVESDISITDDASAVELLGYPVDIVEGRADNIKLTTPEDLAMARRLMEGQDNV; translated from the coding sequence ATGGAAAGCACTAAAATCGATGTTGTGCTCCCAGCCGCTGGCGTTGGGAAAAGAATGCATCTGGATATCCCCAAGCAGTATGCTCTTATAGGAAAAAAGACTGTTCTTGAGCTTACGGTTGAGGCTATTTTCAGATGTCCTTCTGTTAACAATATTATTATTGGTGTAAGCCGGGAAGACGAGTACTTCAATGAGCTTGCCTTATCTGAAAATCCTAGAATCATCAGAGCGGAAGGAGGAAAGGAACGTTCCGATACAGTGCATTTATGTCTGGAGCATGTTCAGACTTCGTGGGTCATGGTTCATGATGCCGCAAGACCTTTTGTTCACTTAGATGATCTTAATGCACTGTGTAGTAAGGTAAATTCATCTGAAATTGGAGCAATTTTAGCCTGCAGATCTGCTGATACCTTAAAGCAGGTTGTTAATGGAAGAATAATAAAAACGGTTCCCCGTGAATCAATATTTAGGGCGTACACACCTCAGCTTTTTAAAACAGATATATTAAAAAAAGCATTGAATCATGCAGTTGAGTCTGATATTTCAATAACAGATGATGCCAGTGCAGTAGAGCTTTTAGGCTATCCAGTTGATATTGTAGAGGGAAGAGCTGACAATATTAAACTTACAACTCCAGAAGATCTAGCAATGGCTCGAAGACTAATGGAAGGACAGGATAATGTTTAG
- a CDS encoding septum formation initiator family protein — MKIFAVILLAIIAVLGWQTYSGRNGILQYRETEQKLKAASSHTERLQRRNQALEDEISDLKQGNRVVEELARSELGMVKQDETFYRVIEKEDKPSPSK, encoded by the coding sequence ATGAAGATATTTGCCGTTATTCTTTTAGCTATTATTGCTGTCCTTGGATGGCAGACATACAGTGGGCGTAATGGAATACTGCAGTATCGAGAAACTGAACAGAAACTGAAGGCCGCATCTTCTCATACTGAGCGCCTTCAGAGACGAAATCAAGCTCTAGAGGACGAAATTTCCGATTTAAAACAGGGAAATAGAGTTGTCGAAGAGCTTGCCCGCTCCGAATTAGGCATGGTAAAACAGGATGAAACCTTTTACCGTGTAATCGAAAAAGAAGATAAGCCTTCTCCTTCCAAATAG